The Nocardioides ochotonae genome segment GCCCCGCCGACTGGCGCCAGCGCCTCGAGGACGTCGGCTGGTGGCACGCCGACCCCGACATGCTCCCGATCGTGGAGCGCTACGCGGCGGCGCGGATCCCGGCGCTCAGCGACGAGTCGTTCGTCGCCCAGGCGCTCGGGGGCGCCCAACCGGTCCTCATCCACCGCGACGCGACGCTCGCGATCAGCCGGGTGCTCTCCAGCGAGGACGCCCGGGAGCTGCTCCGCGCGCTCGCTCCGTCCTCGGGCATGGTCGTCCCGCTGCGCGGACGCGGGCGCACGGTCGGCCTGGTCTCCGCCTTCCGCGGCGCGGAGCGAGGCGGCTTCAGCGAGGACGACCAGCGCACGATGCGCGAGATCGCGACCCGCGCCGGCCTGGCCATCGACAACGCCCGTCTCTACGGCGAGCAGCGCGCGCTGGCCGAGGGTCTGCAACGCAGCCTGCTGACCGCTCCCCCGGAGCCGGAGCACCTCGAGATCGCGGTGCGCTACGAGCCGGCCGGGCAGGCCGCCCAGGTCGGCGGGGACTGGTACGACGCGTTCGTGCAGCGCGACGGCGGCACCGTGGCCGTGATCGGCGACGTCGTGGGCCACGACATCGCCGCCGCCGCGGCGATGGGCCAGCTGCGCAGCCTGCTGCGCGGCATCGCCGTGCACACCGGCGCCGGCCCCGCGGAGGTGCTGCAGGGCGTCGACCAGGCCATGGACACCCTCGACCTCGGCACCACCGCCACCGCGATCGTGGCTCGCATTGAGCAGACCCCGGCCGAGGTCGCCGCGCGCACCGCCCGGCTGCGCTGGAGCAGCGCCGGGCACCCACCGCCGGTGCTCATCCAGCGCGACGGCACCGTCGCCGTGCTCGCCCCCGAGGAGCCCAACCTGCTGCTCGGCTTCGCCCCCGACGTCGAGCGTGTCGACGCCGAGGTGGTCCTGGGCCGCGGCGACGTCGTGCTCCTCTACACCGACGGGCTGGTGGAGGAGCGTGACGAGGGCATCGACGAGAGCATCGAGCGGCTCGCCGAGACCCTCGGCGATCTCACCGACCTGGGTCTGGAGGAGGGCTGCGACGAGCTGCTCGCCCGGATGCGCCCCGAGCGCCGCGAGGACGACGTGGCGCTGCTGGTGATCCGGCTGCGCTGAGCCCTAGGCGTCGCCACCGGAGGTGGCCGCCTGCTCATCGGCGCCTGCCTGCTCCCTGTCACCTTCCTGCACGGCGGCGCCCCGGGCGCCGCCGGTGGCGGTGCCCGGCACCAGTGCCAGCTCGATGCGGCGCTCCTCGACCGAGGCCGACACCAGCCGCACCCGCACCTCCGCGCCGAGGGCGAGGTCCTCCTCGGCACGCAGCGTCGCCTCGATCGCGGGCTCCTCGATGGTGACCTCCCCGTGGCGCGGGTCCTCGTCGTCGACGTCGACCACGACCGCCGCGAACTCCTCGCCGACCCGTTCGTGCAGGATCCCGGCCTCCACCAGCGACAGCACGGCGCGCTCGTGGGCGCCCGCGAGGCGCGCCGAGTCGCGCAGCAGGCCCGGCAGCGTCGGCAGCGCCTCCCGCACCCAGTCCGGCACCGGACGGCCCGCGCAGACCGCCACGCAGACCTCGCCGGCGAACCGGTCCCCGAGGCGGCGCAGCGGCGCGGTCACGTGGGCGTACTCCGAGGCGAGCCCGGCGTGCTGGGCCTGGGCGGGCAGCTCGCCGTCGAACGCGGCGTACCCGCTCCCGCGCAGCAGCCGCGTGCAGGCCACCACCATCGCCGCGTGGTGCGGGCGGGCGGGGTCGAGGGTGCGGATGAAGTCGGGGTAGAGCAGCTCGGCGGGCCAGGCGATGCCGAGGGCGTGCGCGGTGCGGTGCAGCCGGAGCACGTCGCGCGGCGCCGGGGGCGGCAGGGTGCGCAGCAGACCGACCTGCGCGTGCAGCATCAGCGTGGCCGCGGCGAAGCCGGTGAGCAGCGAGAGCTGGGCGTTCCACTCCTCGACCGGCAGCTGGCGGCGGAAGCTCAGGCGCCAGTGCTCGCCGTCGACGGAGATCTCCTGGTCCGGCAACGGCAGCGAGACCCCGCCCCGGGCCGCCTCCCGGGCCAGGCGCAGCGGACCGAGCTCGGCGAGCAGCCGCAGCGACTCCGGCGCCGTTCCGGCGTCGATCTGCTCCTGCGCCTCGGCGTAGCTCAGCTGGGCCCGCGAGCGCACCAGCGCCCGCTCGACCAGGACGTCCGTGCCCTCCCCGTCGGCGTCGACCTCGATGGTCCACAGCAGCGCCGGGCGGACCCGGTCCGGCAGCAGCGACGCCGCGTCCTCGGAGAGCACCCGGGGGTGCAGCGGCACGGCCGCGTCGGCGCCGTACAGCGTCTCGCCGCGGCGCCGGGCCTCGAGGTCGACAGGGTCGCCGGGGCGCACGAACGCGGCCACGTCGGCGATCGCGTAGTGCACGAGGTAACCGTCGCCGGAACGCGCGATGTGCAGGGCCTGGTCGAGGTCGCGGGAGCCGGGCGGGTCGATGGTGAGCATCGCCAGGTCGGTGCGGTCGAGCGTGGGGAGCATCGGCGCGGCGGCGCTCGCGCGGGCGGCGGCCTCGACCTCGGGCGGGAAGTCCGGGCTCACCCCCAGCTCGGCCCGGATCCGTTCGATGCCCGCGCGCAGTGACGCAGCCGCCACTCCCTCGTGGAGGCTGCGGACCCGGACGACGCGACTCGACGGCATGACGGCACGATAGCCACGTGCTGATCCTGCTGCCTCCCAGCGAGGGCAAGGCCGCGCCCCGGCGCGGCCACCCGCTCGACCTCGCGACGCTGTCCCTGCCGGTCCTCACCGAGCCGCGGGCCCGGCTCCTGGACGCCCTGGTCGACCTCTGCGCGGGCGACCCCGACAAGGCCGCCGAGGTGCTCGATCTCGGCCGCACCCAGCTCGCCCTGGTCAGCGCCAACGCGGCCCTCCCGCAGGCGCCCACGGCGCGCGCGGACGCCGTCTACACCGGGGTGCTGTACGACGCGATGGACGTCGCGACCCTCTCCCCCGCCGCCAAGCGTCGCCTCGGCAGCCGGGTTGCGATCGCCTCGGCGCTGTTCGGCCTGGTCCGCCCGTCCGACCGGATCCCGGCGTACCGCCTCTCCGGCGGGACCTCGCTGCCCGGGGTCGGACCGGTCGCCGCGCTCTGGCGCGAGCACCTCGGCCCGGCCGTCACCGAGGCGCTCGGCGACGGGCTGCTCGTCGACCTGCGCTCGAGCGCGTACGCCGCGTTCTGGCGAGCACCGGCCGACCTCGCGCCGCGGGTGGCCACGGTGCGGGTGCTGCACGAGTCCGCCGGCAGGCGCAAGGTGGTCAGCCACTTCAACAAGGCCACCAAGGGGCGCATCGTGCGGGCCCTGATGGAGTCCGGCGCCGCCCCGCGCACGCCCGAGGCGCTCGCCGAGGCGCTGCGCGACCTCTCCTGGCACGTCGAGGTGGGTGCCCCCACCGCGAAGGGCACCCAGCTCGACGTCGTGGTCAGCGACCTCTGAGGAGGCCTGCGGCTACCAGCGAGCCGGGTCGACGAAGGCGTCGAGGCCCGGCGGCTGGGCGTTGTAGAGCCGCATCGAGGCGCGCGGCTCGCTCTCGCCGGCACCCGGCGGGTAGAACGACAGCACGGTGACCGACGCCGGGGTCAGCTCCATGCGGAAGACCGCGTCGAGCGGCGCCCCCACGGCGTGCGCGACCAGCGTCTTGATCGGCGTGACGTGGCTGACCACCACGATCGTGCGCCCGGCGTGCTCGTCGAGCACGCGCTCCAGCCCGGCGAGGACCCGCTTCTCCACGACCCGGAACGACTCGCCCCCGCGCGGCGCGTTGTCCAGGGAGCCGAGCCAGGAGTCCAACTCCTCGCGGTGCCGCTCGGCGACCTCACCGAAGGTGAGCCCGTCCCAGTGGCCGAACTCCATCTCCGCGAAGCCCGCCTCCTCGGCCAGCGGGACGCCGAGCACCTCGCTGACGATCTCCGCCGACTCGCGGGTGCGGCGTACCGGCGAGGCGACGACGAGGTCGACCTGCTCGGCGATCGGGGCGATCCACTCCGCCGTCGCGCGGACCTGGGCGCGGCCCTCGTCGCTGAGCCCGGGGTTGGCGCTGGCCAGACCGCCGGAGAAGCGCTTCTCGAGGGTGTGGGCGGTGACGCCGTGGCGCACCAGGACCAGCGTGGTCGGCTCACCGGTGCCGGCGGACCAGCCACGGGCCTGGGCCTGGATGCTCGCCGGGCGCTCGCCCTCGGCCGCCGACGCGGGGCTCTCGATCTCCTCGATCAGCGACTCCTCGTCGCTGGTGTCGAGGTGCACGGTCACGCCGTGGCGACGCCCGTCGAGGGCCTCGTTGGCGAGCCGGTCGGCGTAGGCGTTCTCGGCGCGCGGCACCCAGGTGTACGTCGTGCCGAACGGCGCGAGGCTGGTGGCCTCCGCGGCGAGCGGGACCATGTCGGGGTGCTTGATCTTCCAGCGCCCCGACATCTGCTCGACGACGAGCTTGGAGTCCATGCGGACCTCGACCTCGGCGTCGGGCGCGTGCGCGGCTGCCAGGCGCAGCCCGGCGATCAGCCCGGAGTACTCCGCGACGTTGTTGGTCGCCACCCCGAGGGTGGTGCCGTCCTCGGCGATCACCTCGCCGGTGTCGGCATCGCGGAGCACCGCGCCGTACGCCGACGGGCCGGGGTTGCCCCGCGAGCCCCCGTCGGCCTCGATGACGACGCGGCGCGCGCTCACAGCCCGGACTCGGAGGTGCGGACCAGAATGCGGGAGCACTCCTCGCACCGCACCACGGTGTCGGCCGGCTTGGCCTTGATCGACGCGAGCTCGGCGGCGTCGATGCCGAGCTGGCAGCCGTTGCAGCGGCGCTGGCGCAACTCGGCCGCCCCGATCCCGGCCTTCGCGGCACGCAGCTTGTCGTAGAGCGCCAGCAGGTCGGCCGGGAGGCCCTCGACGGCGGGACCGCGCTGGGCCTCCACGTCGACGAGCTTGGCGTCGATCTCGCGCTGCTTCTCGTCGCGGGATGCCTCGAGCTCGGCGATCTCCGCCTCGGTCTCGGTGAGCATGCCGGTGAGCTCGTCGAGGCGCGCCTGGGCGGTCTCGAGGCGCTCCATGACCTCGAGCTCCTGGTCCTCCAGGCTCGCGATGCGGCGCTCGAGGGACTGCAGCTCGTGGCCCATCCGCTCGAGGTCGCGCGGGTTGGCGATCAGGCCCTGGTCGATGCGGTCGCGGTCGCGGTCGCGGCGGGTCTTGACCTGCTCGACGTCGGCGTCGACCTTGGACTGCTCCAGGGTCAGGTCGTCGACGTCGATGCGGGCGTCGCGCGCGAGGTTGGCGACGTCGGCGTGCTTGGCGGACAGCTCGGCGAGACGCGCGATCTCGGGGAGGCGGGCACGCTGGTGCCGCAGCTGGTCGGCGCGGGTGTCGAGCGCCTGGACATCGAGAAGCTTCAGCTGGGCGTACGGGTCGGCTTTCAGCGCGGGGCTCCTGGTGCTTCGGGGTGGGACGGACGGAAGGTCCACGGATCGGTGCACGTCGTGCTGACCCGGGTCTCCACCGTATCGCCCCGCGCCGCCTTCACGCGCGCCTCCACGACCGGCAGCCAGGTCCACTCCGCCGCCCAGTGCGCCACGTCCACGAGGGCAGGGCCGCCCTTCTCCACGAACTCGGACGCCGGATGGTGCCGCAGGTCACTCGTGACGTAGACGTCCGCGTCGGTCCCGGCGACGGTGTCGAGCAGGAAGTCGCCCGATCCGCCGCACAGTGCCACGCGTCGTACCGGCCGGTCGGGGTCGCCGGCCACCCGGACCCCGTGGGCGGTCGCGGGCAGGGCGGCGGCGACCGCCTCGGCGAACTCCCCCAGCGTGGTGCGCGCGACGGTGCCGATGCGCCCGGTGCCGGTGTCGGCGATCTGCGGGTCGGCGAGCTCGACGACGTCGTACGCCGGCTCCTCGTAGGGGTGTGCGCGCAGCATCGCGGCCACCACCCGGGGACGCAGGTGCCGCTCGAGGACGACCTCCACGCGCTCCTCGGCGACCACCTCGGGCACGCCCACCGCGCCGATGCTCGGCTGCGCGCCCGCCAGCGGACGGAAGCGGCCCTGGCCCGGGGTGGAGAACGACGCGTGGTCGTAGTCCCCGATCCGGCCGGCGCCCGCCTCGGCCAGCGCGGCGCGCACGACCTGGGCGGCGTCGACCGGCACGAAGGCGGTGAGCTTGTCGAGGGCGGTCGCGGGCGCCGGGAGGATCGGGCGCAGGTCGCTCACGCCGAGCGCGTGGGCGAGCGCCTCGGAGACGCCGCCCTCGGCCTGGTCGGCGTTGGTGTGGGCGGTGAGCAGCGCGCACGAGGCCTTGGCCAGGGTGGCGAGGGCCCGCCCCTTGGGGGTGGTGGCGGGCACGCCGTGCACCGCCCTGAGGAACAGCGGGTGGTGCACGACCAGCAGGTCCGCGCCCCACTCGGCGGCCTCGCGGGCCACTGCCTCGGTCGGGTCGACGGCGAACATCACCTTCGAGACCCGCGCGTCCGGGTCGCCCAGGACCAGCCCGACGGCGTCCCAC includes the following:
- a CDS encoding RNB domain-containing ribonuclease is translated as MPSSRVVRVRSLHEGVAAASLRAGIERIRAELGVSPDFPPEVEAAARASAAAPMLPTLDRTDLAMLTIDPPGSRDLDQALHIARSGDGYLVHYAIADVAAFVRPGDPVDLEARRRGETLYGADAAVPLHPRVLSEDAASLLPDRVRPALLWTIEVDADGEGTDVLVERALVRSRAQLSYAEAQEQIDAGTAPESLRLLAELGPLRLAREAARGGVSLPLPDQEISVDGEHWRLSFRRQLPVEEWNAQLSLLTGFAAATLMLHAQVGLLRTLPPPAPRDVLRLHRTAHALGIAWPAELLYPDFIRTLDPARPHHAAMVVACTRLLRGSGYAAFDGELPAQAQHAGLASEYAHVTAPLRRLGDRFAGEVCVAVCAGRPVPDWVREALPTLPGLLRDSARLAGAHERAVLSLVEAGILHERVGEEFAAVVVDVDDEDPRHGEVTIEEPAIEATLRAEEDLALGAEVRVRLVSASVEERRIELALVPGTATGGARGAAVQEGDREQAGADEQAATSGGDA
- the yaaA gene encoding peroxide stress protein YaaA codes for the protein MLILLPPSEGKAAPRRGHPLDLATLSLPVLTEPRARLLDALVDLCAGDPDKAAEVLDLGRTQLALVSANAALPQAPTARADAVYTGVLYDAMDVATLSPAAKRRLGSRVAIASALFGLVRPSDRIPAYRLSGGTSLPGVGPVAALWREHLGPAVTEALGDGLLVDLRSSAYAAFWRAPADLAPRVATVRVLHESAGRRKVVSHFNKATKGRIVRALMESGAAPRTPEALAEALRDLSWHVEVGAPTAKGTQLDVVVSDL
- a CDS encoding bifunctional RNase H/acid phosphatase, translating into MSARRVVIEADGGSRGNPGPSAYGAVLRDADTGEVIAEDGTTLGVATNNVAEYSGLIAGLRLAAAHAPDAEVEVRMDSKLVVEQMSGRWKIKHPDMVPLAAEATSLAPFGTTYTWVPRAENAYADRLANEALDGRRHGVTVHLDTSDEESLIEEIESPASAAEGERPASIQAQARGWSAGTGEPTTLVLVRHGVTAHTLEKRFSGGLASANPGLSDEGRAQVRATAEWIAPIAEQVDLVVASPVRRTRESAEIVSEVLGVPLAEEAGFAEMEFGHWDGLTFGEVAERHREELDSWLGSLDNAPRGGESFRVVEKRVLAGLERVLDEHAGRTIVVVSHVTPIKTLVAHAVGAPLDAVFRMELTPASVTVLSFYPPGAGESEPRASMRLYNAQPPGLDAFVDPARW
- a CDS encoding zinc ribbon domain-containing protein; the encoded protein is MDLPSVPPRSTRSPALKADPYAQLKLLDVQALDTRADQLRHQRARLPEIARLAELSAKHADVANLARDARIDVDDLTLEQSKVDADVEQVKTRRDRDRDRIDQGLIANPRDLERMGHELQSLERRIASLEDQELEVMERLETAQARLDELTGMLTETEAEIAELEASRDEKQREIDAKLVDVEAQRGPAVEGLPADLLALYDKLRAAKAGIGAAELRQRRCNGCQLGIDAAELASIKAKPADTVVRCEECSRILVRTSESGL
- a CDS encoding Nif3-like dinuclear metal center hexameric protein encodes the protein MPSSEPTLRDLVDLLHGWYPPASAESWDAVGLVLGDPDARVSKVMFAVDPTEAVAREAAEWGADLLVVHHPLFLRAVHGVPATTPKGRALATLAKASCALLTAHTNADQAEGGVSEALAHALGVSDLRPILPAPATALDKLTAFVPVDAAQVVRAALAEAGAGRIGDYDHASFSTPGQGRFRPLAGAQPSIGAVGVPEVVAEERVEVVLERHLRPRVVAAMLRAHPYEEPAYDVVELADPQIADTGTGRIGTVARTTLGEFAEAVAAALPATAHGVRVAGDPDRPVRRVALCGGSGDFLLDTVAGTDADVYVTSDLRHHPASEFVEKGGPALVDVAHWAAEWTWLPVVEARVKAARGDTVETRVSTTCTDPWTFRPSHPEAPGAPR